In Streptacidiphilus sp. P02-A3a, the DNA window CCGAGGCCAGCCGCGCGCCGAGGGCGCGGACCGCCTCAGCGGCGGAGATCGCGTGCGCCCGGCGGTTCCCGTGGATGCCGTCGGCGCTGTACACGTCGGCCTCGCCGGCCGCCGGATGAGTCGACAGATCGACATGGACGGTGCCGAAGCGGTCGGCGACCCGGCGGGTGGCGTCGGCGAGTTCGCGCAGCCGCTGCTCCATCCCGGCGCGGAAGCGCTCGGGCATCCCCGGGGAGCGGGAGCCGTCGAAGATGCCCACGGTGATCACGTCGGCTCCCCGCGCCACCAGCGCGGAGACGATCATCTCGATCTCGGCCTCGATCGTCAGCGGGTCGAAGGCCGGGCGCAGCACGTCGTAGCCGCCGCAGGCGACCAGCGCGAGGTCGGGCGCGAACTCCAGCGCGCTGTCGAGCTGTCCCGCGCGCACGTCGGCCGCCAGGGTGTTGCTCCGGCCCAGGTTGAGGAAGGCCAACTCGGGCTGCGACTGGCTGAGTTCGGCGGCGATCCGCTCGGCCCAGGGCAGGTCGGGGTAGCCCGGAACCGGGTCCCCGAGCCCTTCGGCCACGCTGTCACCCAGGACGACGAAGCGCCGCCAGGGGTGGTTCGCCAGCAGTCCCGCCGCCTCGCCCGCATCCAGGCAGTAGCGGTCGGTGGCCTCTCCACGTGCTCGTTCGGTCGTCATGACGTCGATCGAAGTCCCTTCGGGGTTGCCGGACATGGAGCCGATCGTCTGAAATAATACAGCACGATCGTTCATATACTTTTATTGTCGGCGAAGCTTGCCTTCAGGAGAAGCGCGGTGGTCGCTCCGGCCAATCTTTGACATGTCCCTGATGCTATGGGGTCGACGCCACCGGACCACATGGATTCCACAAGAACCCCCGCTAACGTGCCGCCGACCTGCCCGGCCCCCGGTCGGCGGTGACCGGGAGAGGGTGGAGATGCAGCAGCAGCGGGTACTCGGCGGGCGGTACGTCCTCGCCGGACTTCTCGGGCGCGGGGGCATGGCCGAGGTGCACCTGGCCCGCGACCAGCGGCTGGACCGCCTGGTCGCGGTCAAGGTGATGCGGCCGGACATGGCGGTCGACCCCTCCTTCCGCGCCCGCTTCCAGCGGGAGGCGCACTCGGCGGCCTCACTCAACGACCCCTCGATCGTGGCCGTCTTCGACAGCGGCGAGGACACCGCCGCCGGCCTGCCGCTGCCGTACCTGGTCATGGAGTACGTCCACGGCGCCACCCTGCTCGACCTGCTGCGCGACGAGCGGGGGGTGGCCCCGCGCCGCGCCCTGGAACTCACCCGGGGCGTCCTGGACGGACTCGTCCACGCGCACGCGCACGGCATCGTCCACCGCGACATCAAGCCCGCGAACGTGATGCTGGCCGACGACGGCCAGGTCAAGGTCATGGACTTCGGCATCGCCCGGCTGCTGGAACAGGGCGGGGCGGACCTCACCCGGACCGCGATGGTGATCGGCACCGCCGAGTGCCTCTCCCCGGAACAGGCACGCGGTGAGCGGGTCGACGCCAGGGCGGACCTGTACTCGGTCGGTTGCCTGCTGTACGAACTGCTCACCGGACGCCCGCCGTTCCTCGGCGACACCCCGCTGGAGGTCGCCTGGCAGCACCTGCGGGAGCAGCCCGAGCCGCCGTCGGCCCGGGTCCCGGCCCTCGACCACGCCTGCGACGCACTCGTGCTGCGGGCCATGGCCAAGGACCGCGAGCAGCGGTTCGCCTGCGCGGCGGACATGCGGGCCGAGGTGGAGCAGCTGCTCCAGCGGGTGACGGCCGGTCCGCGACCGGTGCTCGCGGCGATGGCGCCGCTGGACGGCGCGCCCCGGCCCACGGAGCGGGACTCCGGGGCGGCGGCACGGCGCGGCAGCGGCGGGCGGCGCCGGGGCCGACGGGTGCCGCTCGGCACGGCGGTGGTCGCGGTGGCGGCGCTGGTGGTCGGGGTCGCCGCCTACGAGGCCGGGGGCTCGCCCACGCCCGCGTCGGTCGCGGGTTCCGCGACCGGGGCGCACCAGCTGCTGACCCCGGACCTGACCGGGGCGAGCCTGCCCGGCGCGCGAGCCGAACTGCGCGCCCACGGGCTGCACCTGGCGCGGGTCCTGGTCGGCGGTTGCCCCGAACCGGCCGCCGCCGCACACCGGGTGTGCCAGCAGGATCCCGTCCCCGACAGCCCGGTCGGCAGCGGGGCCGCGGTCACCCTCAGGCTCGCCGGGTAGGCCGCCGCGCGGACCGAATCGGAGGTTGCAGCGAAATCCTCGGCTTTCCCATCCATGCCATATCTGCTGTCCCTGATTATTGATCAAGAATATTCGCAGTGATGCTCATTGACGGTGTGAGGCATCGATGCGACATTCCCTACAGCGGACGGCGCACACGTGGTTTCCGATTCCGCTCCTCATCCGCACGTCGATCATGCAAAAGGAGATCTCCATGCCCAGGACCACCCGCGCGTCAGCTCTGGCAGTGGTCACGACCGCAGCGGCGCTCGGGGCGTCCATCGCGGCCGCGCCCGCTGCCCAGGCCGCCGTCCGGCCGACG includes these proteins:
- a CDS encoding SGNH/GDSL hydrolase family protein, with the translated sequence MTTERARGEATDRYCLDAGEAAGLLANHPWRRFVVLGDSVAEGLGDPVPGYPDLPWAERIAAELSQSQPELAFLNLGRSNTLAADVRAGQLDSALEFAPDLALVACGGYDVLRPAFDPLTIEAEIEMIVSALVARGADVITVGIFDGSRSPGMPERFRAGMEQRLRELADATRRVADRFGTVHVDLSTHPAAGEADVYSADGIHGNRRAHAISAAEAVRALGARLASVKSGGPDAAVTAAAKEPTR
- a CDS encoding protein kinase, with protein sequence MQQQRVLGGRYVLAGLLGRGGMAEVHLARDQRLDRLVAVKVMRPDMAVDPSFRARFQREAHSAASLNDPSIVAVFDSGEDTAAGLPLPYLVMEYVHGATLLDLLRDERGVAPRRALELTRGVLDGLVHAHAHGIVHRDIKPANVMLADDGQVKVMDFGIARLLEQGGADLTRTAMVIGTAECLSPEQARGERVDARADLYSVGCLLYELLTGRPPFLGDTPLEVAWQHLREQPEPPSARVPALDHACDALVLRAMAKDREQRFACAADMRAEVEQLLQRVTAGPRPVLAAMAPLDGAPRPTERDSGAAARRGSGGRRRGRRVPLGTAVVAVAALVVGVAAYEAGGSPTPASVAGSATGAHQLLTPDLTGASLPGARAELRAHGLHLARVLVGGCPEPAAAAHRVCQQDPVPDSPVGSGAAVTLRLAG